One window of Anaerolineales bacterium genomic DNA carries:
- a CDS encoding BrnT family toxin — protein MEDTEFEWDNEKAESNLKKHGVSFDEAATIFNDPNIATILDPDHSEHEERFVSIGSSVIARLLTVIHTFRKTRIRLISARKATKVEKKRYENY, from the coding sequence ATGGAAGATACAGAATTCGAATGGGATAACGAAAAAGCGGAAAGCAACCTCAAGAAGCACGGCGTAAGTTTCGATGAGGCCGCCACGATTTTCAACGATCCGAACATCGCCACCATATTAGACCCGGACCATTCAGAACATGAAGAAAGATTTGTTTCCATTGGCAGCTCTGTCATCGCCCGTTTGTTGACTGTAATCCACACGTTTCGCAAAACCCGAATTCGATTGATCAGCGCAAGAAAGGCTACGAAGGTCGAAAAGAAACGATATGAAAACTACTAA
- a CDS encoding lipoyl(octanoyl) transferase yields the protein MNIEIQDLGLIDYESAWKLQDEYAAQIAEGKRPPTLLLLEHPHVYTFGRKGNADNLLWNETQLKEKGISTHWVDRGGDVTYHGPGQLVGYPLIPLNPIKPDRSHEELSDLENSAGRPVRFTADTPVRSDYVGYIRKLEEMLVGVLMQFGIASGQIPGKTGVWVQADVHSRCPRCSPEDRKKPAKIAAIGVKVDVNGVTRHGFALNVNPDMDYWNGIIPCGLPEPVVSLADLLDPVPTMEDVKARLKDAFFHFFPSAT from the coding sequence ATGAACATCGAAATCCAAGACCTCGGTTTGATCGATTACGAATCTGCCTGGAAGCTGCAAGACGAATATGCGGCGCAGATCGCGGAAGGGAAACGTCCGCCGACCTTGCTTTTGCTCGAACACCCGCACGTCTACACATTCGGGCGGAAGGGCAACGCGGATAATTTACTCTGGAATGAAACTCAACTAAAAGAAAAGGGGATCTCCACTCACTGGGTGGACCGCGGCGGCGACGTGACCTATCACGGACCTGGTCAGTTGGTGGGGTATCCGTTGATTCCCTTAAACCCAATAAAACCTGACAGGTCTCACGAAGAATTGTCTGATTTGGAGAATTCCGCTGGGAGACCTGTCAGGTTTACAGCCGATACACCTGTCAGGTCTGATTACGTTGGCTACATTCGCAAACTAGAGGAAATGCTCGTTGGGGTATTAATGCAATTTGGAATCGCATCAGGACAAATCCCCGGAAAGACCGGCGTATGGGTTCAAGCCGACGTTCACTCGCGCTGTCCGCGCTGCTCACCTGAAGACCGCAAGAAGCCCGCCAAGATCGCCGCCATCGGCGTCAAAGTGGATGTGAACGGTGTGACCCGCCATGGCTTTGCGTTGAATGTGAACCCGGATATGGATTACTGGAACGGTATCATCCCCTGCGGCTTGCCCGAGCCGGTCGTTTCATTGGCAGATTTGCTCGACCCTGTGCCGACGATGGAAGATGTGAAGGCAAGGTTAAAAGACGCCTTTTTTCATTTCTTTCCTTCAGCCACCTGA
- a CDS encoding FAD-binding oxidoreductase produces the protein MFNTFKQFDNFGHSLNAPGYHIQARTADDILSAFELAKKHGLTVTARGAGRSYNDAALNGGGIVLDMSAMNLIQSWNPTTGVVRAESGVTLEQLWQKVEPDGWWPPVVSGTMKTTLGGCLSANIHGKNNFKMGTFGEHVIEFTAILPTGAEVTCSPKFNADLFHAMISGYGLLGIFTSVTMQMKRLHSGLLTVDAFPVPNLSRHLSALHDGAPNNDYIVGWLDTFAGGRSLGRGQIHAARYLHEGEDKNPGESMKLKNQILPPYIFGVFPKSLLYHFMKPFANNLGWSLVNLAKYAASLRTHTFRQAHAAFHFLLDYVPNWELSYGRGGLIQYQSFLPKETAEAAWTEIITLSKKRGMPSYLGVTKRHRPDRFLLTHAVDGFSFAMDFRVTRSNQAKMREMLFEFDRIVLAHGGRFYFAKNSETTAETALAFYGEETVKKFKRLKKRCDPNGLLESDLYRRIFG, from the coding sequence ATGTTCAATACATTCAAACAATTCGACAACTTCGGTCATTCATTGAACGCGCCCGGGTATCACATCCAGGCGCGCACTGCCGACGATATCCTTTCCGCGTTCGAGCTTGCCAAAAAACACGGGCTCACCGTCACCGCGCGCGGAGCGGGGCGCAGTTACAACGACGCCGCGCTCAACGGCGGCGGCATCGTGCTGGATATGTCGGCGATGAATCTGATCCAGTCTTGGAATCCCACAACCGGCGTGGTGCGAGCCGAGTCCGGCGTCACGCTCGAGCAGCTCTGGCAGAAAGTCGAACCCGACGGCTGGTGGCCCCCCGTCGTCTCCGGGACGATGAAAACGACGCTGGGCGGTTGTTTATCGGCGAACATTCACGGTAAAAACAATTTCAAAATGGGCACGTTCGGCGAACACGTCATTGAGTTCACAGCGATCCTGCCCACCGGCGCGGAGGTGACCTGTTCCCCAAAATTCAACGCGGACCTTTTCCACGCGATGATCAGCGGATACGGGTTGCTCGGCATCTTCACTTCTGTGACCATGCAGATGAAACGCCTCCATTCCGGACTTTTGACCGTGGATGCGTTCCCTGTGCCGAATCTCAGCCGACACCTTTCCGCATTGCATGACGGCGCGCCGAACAACGATTACATCGTCGGCTGGCTCGATACGTTTGCAGGCGGGCGTTCACTTGGGCGCGGACAGATCCATGCCGCGCGATATTTGCACGAAGGTGAGGATAAGAATCCGGGCGAGTCAATGAAGTTGAAGAACCAAATTTTGCCGCCCTATATCTTCGGCGTCTTTCCAAAATCCCTTCTTTATCACTTCATGAAACCGTTTGCGAATAATTTGGGCTGGTCGCTGGTGAACCTGGCGAAGTATGCCGCGTCATTGCGGACTCACACCTTCCGCCAGGCGCATGCGGCGTTTCACTTCCTTTTGGATTATGTGCCGAACTGGGAACTTTCCTATGGGCGCGGCGGGTTGATCCAATACCAGTCTTTTCTGCCCAAAGAGACCGCCGAAGCCGCATGGACGGAGATCATCACGCTCTCGAAGAAGCGCGGTATGCCCTCCTACCTCGGCGTGACCAAACGCCACCGCCCCGATAGATTCCTGCTCACCCACGCCGTGGACGGCTTCTCCTTTGCGATGGATTTTAGAGTAACGCGCTCGAACCAAGCCAAAATGCGTGAGATGCTTTTCGAGTTCGACAGAATCGTCCTTGCACATGGCGGACGTTTCTACTTCGCCAAGAACAGCGAAACCACCGCCGAAACCGCGCTCGCCTTCTACGGTGAAGAGACTGTGAAAAAATTCAAGCGCCTCAAGAAACGCTGTGACCCGAACGGGCTGCTGGAGTCGGATCTATATAGAAGGATTTTTGGGTAG
- a CDS encoding SDR family NAD(P)-dependent oxidoreductase, producing MSDSSKSVDAARGKPAPATPLSARRRALVIGASEGMGAALSRKLAGEGYSVALVARQKEKLNALCAEINTNGGMRALAYPHDVTKYKEVPALLRRIVADMGGLDVVIFLAGVNYPPGGMDKYNFENDRQMVETNLIGAMAWLTPVAEMFQNAKTGQIVGIGSVAGDRGRVGNPGYNTSKGGLHVYLEALRNRLTRHGVNVLTVKPGFVKTEMLKAAVGPTPFAIPAEKAADDIYKAMRRRRQTVYTPFFWSYIMFVIRHIPSFIFRRMSF from the coding sequence GTGTCTGATTCATCCAAATCCGTCGATGCAGCGCGGGGGAAGCCTGCTCCCGCCACGCCTCTCAGTGCCCGCCGCCGCGCTCTGGTGATCGGCGCTTCGGAGGGGATGGGCGCGGCTCTTTCCCGGAAACTTGCCGGGGAGGGATATTCAGTGGCGTTGGTGGCCCGCCAGAAGGAAAAGCTGAACGCCTTGTGCGCGGAGATCAACACGAACGGCGGGATGCGCGCGCTGGCATATCCCCATGACGTGACCAAATACAAGGAAGTTCCGGCTTTGCTTCGCCGGATCGTCGCCGACATGGGCGGGTTGGATGTCGTCATCTTCCTTGCGGGGGTGAACTATCCGCCCGGCGGAATGGATAAATACAATTTCGAGAACGACCGTCAGATGGTGGAGACCAACCTCATCGGCGCGATGGCGTGGCTCACACCGGTCGCCGAAATGTTCCAAAACGCAAAAACCGGGCAGATCGTCGGAATCGGTTCCGTCGCAGGCGACCGCGGACGGGTGGGCAACCCCGGCTATAACACTTCAAAGGGCGGCTTGCATGTATATCTCGAAGCGCTGCGCAACCGGTTGACACGCCACGGCGTGAATGTGCTGACCGTCAAACCGGGGTTTGTCAAAACGGAAATGCTCAAAGCCGCGGTTGGACCAACCCCCTTTGCCATCCCTGCCGAAAAAGCGGCGGATGACATCTACAAAGCCATGCGCAGGCGGAGGCAAACCGTTTATACGCCTTTCTTCTGGTCGTATATCATGTTCGTCATCCGGCATATTCCATCTTTCATTTTCAGGCGGATGTCTTTCTAA
- a CDS encoding GGDEF domain-containing protein, which translates to MPFLDVSLNEMDGNQKKNETVFSRAWEIISHDNSIPPEEKKAILKLIQVLIEARERFPDPQKTEGDNVKPITQEIISKHSLMSTVKHQADELDALQRISLNLTSNLDLQKVLDAMVTEAINLVKNAHAVHFYLFDRGALEFGASLNVNGERNKPISTPRKEGLTHSVVKTGKPIIVEDISTHPIYKDRPAGWAGSIIGIPLKFKDEILGVMNLSRTVTGRFSRSELRLINLLADQAAVAIYNARLYKRLSQMANTDSVTGLPNRRALDERLQEEWRLAQQTGLPFTVVMMDLDGFKGVNDNFGHNVGDELLYSLFNFLAQRMRSSDFLARYGGDELTLVMRSTDIEAAQTVTRKVIELMSEYRFPFPTGKEIKLGITAGIAVYPTHALNPSDLLRAADSALYHAKKYNRGQFTLAKGVTGKLNPLKAKETA; encoded by the coding sequence ATGCCATTCCTGGATGTATCACTTAACGAAATGGACGGAAATCAGAAAAAAAACGAGACGGTTTTCTCACGCGCGTGGGAGATCATTTCTCACGATAATTCCATCCCGCCCGAGGAAAAGAAAGCCATCCTGAAGTTGATCCAGGTCCTGATCGAGGCGCGCGAACGATTCCCCGATCCGCAGAAAACCGAAGGCGATAACGTCAAGCCGATCACACAGGAGATCATCTCGAAACATTCGCTGATGTCCACCGTCAAACATCAGGCGGACGAACTGGATGCGCTTCAGCGCATCAGCCTCAACCTGACCTCGAACCTGGACCTGCAAAAAGTGCTGGATGCCATGGTGACGGAAGCCATAAACCTGGTCAAAAACGCGCACGCGGTGCATTTCTACCTGTTCGATCGCGGCGCACTCGAATTCGGCGCATCCCTGAACGTCAATGGGGAAAGAAATAAACCCATTTCCACACCGCGCAAGGAAGGGCTGACCCATTCCGTCGTCAAGACGGGCAAACCGATCATCGTCGAAGATATATCCACCCATCCAATCTACAAAGACAGGCCGGCTGGCTGGGCAGGTTCGATCATCGGCATCCCGCTCAAATTCAAAGATGAGATCCTGGGTGTCATGAACTTGTCACGGACCGTAACGGGCAGGTTTTCCCGTTCAGAATTGCGTTTGATCAATCTGCTGGCGGACCAGGCGGCGGTGGCGATCTACAATGCCCGCCTCTATAAGCGCCTGAGTCAAATGGCGAACACCGACAGCGTAACCGGGCTCCCCAACCGCCGCGCCCTGGACGAGCGCCTGCAGGAAGAGTGGCGGCTTGCCCAACAGACCGGTTTGCCCTTCACGGTGGTGATGATGGACCTGGACGGTTTCAAGGGGGTGAACGATAATTTCGGTCATAATGTGGGCGACGAATTGCTTTATTCCCTTTTCAACTTCCTCGCCCAACGCATGCGCAGTTCCGATTTCCTGGCGCGATACGGAGGCGACGAACTGACTCTGGTCATGCGGAGCACGGACATCGAGGCGGCACAAACGGTCACAAGGAAAGTGATCGAATTGATGAGCGAATACCGCTTCCCGTTCCCAACGGGTAAGGAAATCAAACTGGGCATTACGGCGGGCATTGCCGTGTATCCGACTCACGCGCTTAATCCAAGCGACCTGCT